The following are encoded in a window of Passer domesticus isolate bPasDom1 chromosome 30, bPasDom1.hap1, whole genome shotgun sequence genomic DNA:
- the LOC135287532 gene encoding olfactory receptor 14J1-like, whose amino-acid sequence LGNGLIISAVACGHHLHTPMFFFLLNLGSRACAHMAAAAWASAFLTALLQTANTFSLPLCHGNVLGQFFCEIPQILKLSCSHSNLKELGLIAISACLALGCFMFIVFSYVQIFRAVLRIPSEQGWHKAFSPCLPHLAVVSLFFSTVMFAHLKSPSMSSPSLDLALSVLYSVVPPALNPLIYSLRNQELKAAVWRLMTGCFHKH is encoded by the exons ctgggcaacggcctcatcatcagcgccgtagcctgcggccaccacctgcacacgcccatgttcttcttcctgctcaac ctgggcagcagagcttgtgcccacatggcagcagctgcctgggccagtgcctttctcactgctctgctgcaaacagccaatacattttccctgcccctctgccatggcaatgttctgggccagttcttctgtgaaatcccccagatcctcaaaCTCTCCTGTTCACACTCAAACCTCAAGGAACTTGGGCTCATTGCTATTAGTGCCTGTTTAGCACTTGGCTGTTTtatgttcattgttttctcctatgtgcagatcttcagggctgtgctgaggatcccctctgagcagggttggcacaaagccttttccccctgcctccctcacctggctgtggtctctctgttctTCAGCACTGTCATGTTTGCTCACCTGAAGtccccctccatgtcctccccatccctggatctggccctgtcagttctgtactcggtggtgcctccagccctgaaccccctcatctacagcctgaggaaccaggagctcaaggctgcagtgtggagactgatgactggatgctttcacaaacattaa